One genomic segment of Sminthopsis crassicaudata isolate SCR6 chromosome 4, ASM4859323v1, whole genome shotgun sequence includes these proteins:
- the DUS1L gene encoding tRNA-dihydrouridine(16/17) synthase [NAD(P)(+)]-like isoform X1, translating to MPKLQGFEFWRHTLQGAHYVVAPMVDQSELAWRLLSRRHGAQLCYTPMLHAQVFVRDANYRKENLYCDVCPEDRPLIVQFCANDPEVFVKAALLAQDYCDAIDLNLGCPQMIAKRGHYGAFLQEEWDLLQKMILLAHEKLSVPITCKIRVFPEIDKTVKYAQLLEKAGCQLLTVHGRTKEQKGPLSGIASWEHIKAVRKAVNIPVFANGNIQYLHDVEKCIQETGVHGVMSAEGNLHNPALFEGRNPLVWEMAEEYLEIVQQHPCPLSYVRAHLFKLWHHTLQIHQQLREELAKVKTLEGIADVSRELKLRCQEEMASQKEGEKPKGGLPFFHWICQPYVRPGPKEMSKENGSTNCSTRGKRALEEEDDGSSDFLSKNKQKKKLRNPNKNFDPSLKPKYAKCDQCGNPKGNKCVFNLCRGCCKKRAFKETADCPGHGLLFKTKSEKSLVRKGGQPSLQEPQSRDPGVKEPGGFPEVVGSVG from the exons ATGCCAAAGCTGCAGGGGTTTGAGTTCTGGAGACACACTTTGCAAGGGGCACATTATGTAGTTGCCCCTATGGTAGATCAAAGTGAACTGGCTTGGAGGCTATTGAGTCGTCGACATGGAGCTCAATTGTGCTATACACCTATGTTACATGCTCAAGTGTTTGTTCGAGATGCCAACTATCGAAAGGAGAATCTGTACTGTGATGTGTGTCCTGAAGATCGCCCCCTTATTGTACAG TTCTGTGCCAATGATCCAGAGGTGTTTGTCAAGGCTGCTCTCCTGGCTCAAGATTATTGTGATGCCATAGATCTGAATTTGGGCTGCCCTCAAATGATTGCCAAGAGAG gTCATTATGGAGCCTTTTTACAAGAAGAGTGGGATCTGCTGCAGAAAATGA ttctgttggCACATGAGAAACTCTCTGTTCCGATTACCTGCAAAATCCGTGTCTTCCCAGAAATTGACAAGACTGTGAAATATGCTCAGTTGCTGGAGAAAGCTGGCTGCCAG TTATTAACTGTTCATGGACGTACCAAGGAACAGAAGGGTCCACTATCTGGAATTGCGTCCTGGGAGCACATAAAGGCTGTTCG aAAAGCAGTTAATATCCCTGTATTTGCAAATGGAAACATCCAGTACCTCCATGATGTAGAAAAGTGCATCCAGGAAACAGGGGTTCATGGAGTTATGAGTGCAG AGGGTAATCTACACAACCCAGCCTTGTTTGAGGGCCGAAACCCACTGGTGTGGGAGATGGCTGAGGAATATCTGGAGATTGTTCAGCAGCACCCCTGCCCCTTGTCCTATGTTCGGGCTCACCTCTTCAAGCTGTGGCATCATAC GCTACAGATACATCAACAGCTTCGGGAGGAACTGGCTAAAGTAAAGACCTTGGAAGGGATTGCTGATGTTAGCAGAGAGCTGAAGCTACGCTGTCAG GAGGAAATGGCCAgtcagaaggaaggagagaagccCAAAGGAGGATTGCCTTTCTTTCATTGGATCTGTCAACCATATGTCCGACCTGG GCCTAAAGAAATGAGCAAGGAGAATGGCAGCACCAATTGTAGCACACGGGGAAAGCGAGCCTTGGAAGAGGAAGATGATGGCAGTTCAGACTTTCTTTCAAAGAacaaacagaagaagaaactgaggaacccaaacaaaaactttgatcCTTCTTTGAAAC CGAAATATGCAAAGTGTGACCAGTGCGGAAATCCAAAG GGTAATAAGTGTGTTTTTAATCTGTGCCGGGGCTGCTGCAAGAAGAGAGCTTTTAAAGAAACTGCGGATTGCCCAG GTCATGGATTGCTTTTTAAAACCAAATCAGAGAAGTCCCTTGTAAGGAAGGGTGGCCAGCCCAGCTTGCAAGAACCCCAGTCCAGGGATCCAGGAGTGAAGGAACCTGGTGGATTCCCAGAAGTTGTGGGTAGTGTAGGATGA
- the DUS1L gene encoding tRNA-dihydrouridine(16/17) synthase [NAD(P)(+)]-like isoform X2 → MAETPSGCLCAEGWPRLQCGVGGGGRGGEDQRVNGGAGVRGRAGNGDRSRGSRRQWPRALTEPPEPVGESLEKMPKLQGFEFWRHTLQGAHYVVAPMVDQSELAWRLLSRRHGAQLCYTPMLHAQVFVRDANYRKENLYCDVCPEDRPLIVQFCANDPEVFVKAALLAQDYCDAIDLNLGCPQMIAKRGHYGAFLQEEWDLLQKMILLAHEKLSVPITCKIRVFPEIDKTVKYAQLLEKAGCQLLTVHGRTKEQKGPLSGIASWEHIKAVRKAVNIPVFANGNIQYLHDVEKCIQETGVHGVMSAEGNLHNPALFEGRNPLVWEMAEEYLEIVQQHPCPLSYVRAHLFKLWHHTLQIHQQLREELAKVKTLEGIADVSRELKLRCQEEMASQKEGEKPKGGLPFFHWICQPYVRPGPKEMSKENGSTNCSTRGKRALEEEDDGSSDFLSKNKQKKKLRNPNKNFDPSLKPKYAKCDQCGNPKGNKCVFNLCRGCCKKRAFKETADCPGHGLLFKTKSEKSLVRKGGQPSLQEPQSRDPGVKEPGGFPEVVGSVG, encoded by the exons ATGGCGGAGACACCGTCCGGCTGCCTCTGTGCAGAGGGATGGCCCCGACTCCAGTGCGGGGTCGGCGGCGGCGGCAGAGGCGGCGAGGACCAGCGGGTTAACGGCGGCGCTGGAGTTCGAGGCCGAGCCGGAAACGGCGACAGGAGCCGCGGGTCCCGGAGGCAGTGGCCACGGGCCCTGACAGAGCCCCCGGAGCCAGTGGGGGAGAG TCTTGAAAAGATGCCAAAGCTGCAGGGGTTTGAGTTCTGGAGACACACTTTGCAAGGGGCACATTATGTAGTTGCCCCTATGGTAGATCAAAGTGAACTGGCTTGGAGGCTATTGAGTCGTCGACATGGAGCTCAATTGTGCTATACACCTATGTTACATGCTCAAGTGTTTGTTCGAGATGCCAACTATCGAAAGGAGAATCTGTACTGTGATGTGTGTCCTGAAGATCGCCCCCTTATTGTACAG TTCTGTGCCAATGATCCAGAGGTGTTTGTCAAGGCTGCTCTCCTGGCTCAAGATTATTGTGATGCCATAGATCTGAATTTGGGCTGCCCTCAAATGATTGCCAAGAGAG gTCATTATGGAGCCTTTTTACAAGAAGAGTGGGATCTGCTGCAGAAAATGA ttctgttggCACATGAGAAACTCTCTGTTCCGATTACCTGCAAAATCCGTGTCTTCCCAGAAATTGACAAGACTGTGAAATATGCTCAGTTGCTGGAGAAAGCTGGCTGCCAG TTATTAACTGTTCATGGACGTACCAAGGAACAGAAGGGTCCACTATCTGGAATTGCGTCCTGGGAGCACATAAAGGCTGTTCG aAAAGCAGTTAATATCCCTGTATTTGCAAATGGAAACATCCAGTACCTCCATGATGTAGAAAAGTGCATCCAGGAAACAGGGGTTCATGGAGTTATGAGTGCAG AGGGTAATCTACACAACCCAGCCTTGTTTGAGGGCCGAAACCCACTGGTGTGGGAGATGGCTGAGGAATATCTGGAGATTGTTCAGCAGCACCCCTGCCCCTTGTCCTATGTTCGGGCTCACCTCTTCAAGCTGTGGCATCATAC GCTACAGATACATCAACAGCTTCGGGAGGAACTGGCTAAAGTAAAGACCTTGGAAGGGATTGCTGATGTTAGCAGAGAGCTGAAGCTACGCTGTCAG GAGGAAATGGCCAgtcagaaggaaggagagaagccCAAAGGAGGATTGCCTTTCTTTCATTGGATCTGTCAACCATATGTCCGACCTGG GCCTAAAGAAATGAGCAAGGAGAATGGCAGCACCAATTGTAGCACACGGGGAAAGCGAGCCTTGGAAGAGGAAGATGATGGCAGTTCAGACTTTCTTTCAAAGAacaaacagaagaagaaactgaggaacccaaacaaaaactttgatcCTTCTTTGAAAC CGAAATATGCAAAGTGTGACCAGTGCGGAAATCCAAAG GGTAATAAGTGTGTTTTTAATCTGTGCCGGGGCTGCTGCAAGAAGAGAGCTTTTAAAGAAACTGCGGATTGCCCAG GTCATGGATTGCTTTTTAAAACCAAATCAGAGAAGTCCCTTGTAAGGAAGGGTGGCCAGCCCAGCTTGCAAGAACCCCAGTCCAGGGATCCAGGAGTGAAGGAACCTGGTGGATTCCCAGAAGTTGTGGGTAGTGTAGGATGA